In Setaria italica strain Yugu1 chromosome IX, Setaria_italica_v2.0, whole genome shotgun sequence, the genomic stretch ACCATCAAGTTGAATATTTTCATTAGCAATAGTTTTTTCCTACTACTATGCGTAATTTTCTTGAAATTAGTTTCCCTATTATTAAACAACGTGAGCTAGGATATGGGAGAGCGTAATTTATCAAGGAGAAATAAACACCAAAATTGAGTTGGAGAGGACCAGAACTTGGGTGGAGGTGTACACACACACTTCAACCCTGTACTAACTGAGGTAGGATTAGTTGGCAGAATGGTATGGCACACATTTGGGTGGCAGTAACAAAATTTCTCCTTACCCTACAAGTACTCTTGAGAGGCTCTTCCAAATCATGAAGTTTCGCGATGCTATTATTTAAATCCCCTTTCTTCTTTAAATGACTAGTTATTCATACCATTATGGTCTATTTATACATTGTCCTAGTTGGTTGATTGGTGGTTCGTGCTACTTTCATATAGCTTGGAAATGGATAATGAACGTTTGTTGGTAACATGTCTCCAGTAGAATTCTTCTTTAGCTATATGTTATTTATGAATGGGTTATTCAAATATTAAGATAAAGGAGAACAAAAGATATTTAACAAGTGTGATCTCTAATATTGATAGAAAACTGATCATTGCTGACTGAAGCCTAAGTTGCTTTGCTGGTAGTTATTTCGTGGTGAATGCTGATGTACTTAAGATAAgaaagacttttttttttggagcaaCTATTTCTGCCTGGTGCAGCATGCAAGTCTAGATACATCATGACTTCAGATTGGAACCAAAAGGAGCAAAGGTCACATCGTGTTTGAAGCTTGAACTTTCAGCATCATATCTTTTGTTATGCTGCTTCACATAAATTAGATAATGTGATGTGGATATTTAGATGGCACATTTGAAGGAGAATAGAGTATTAAAAGAGTGTGATAGACATACAGTGGGATTAGATAAGTAGACCAAGTCTAGATACATCATGACTTCAGATTGGAACCAAAAGGAGCAAAGGTCACATCGTGTTTGAAGCTTGAACTTTCAGCATCATATCTTTTGTTATGCTGCTTCACATAAATTAGATAATGTGCTGTGGATATTTAGATGGCACATTTGAAGGAGAATAGAGTATTAAAAGAGTGTGATAGACATACAGTGGGATTATATAAGTAGACTAGTAGAGGGATTGAGAGATAGAAAGCAAATGACaaatttgtttttttgtttgattcacAAAGCTACATTCACACTCCTTGACTAGTAGAAGATTgtatttcattttgttttcaCACTAAAATCCTCAGTTGTGGAAAGCCATTAATTTTATCAATTATTCTTATTGTATGATTTGTACTTATTGTTTACTTAACTTTTGAATATAGGACCATAGGTTGTACTTATGGTATTTTCTACCTTGTTTCTTTACAGTTCATGGTGTGGAGTATGCATTTGGAGCACATGACTATTCGATTAGTGGAGTTTTTGAGGTGGAACCTCGGCAGTGTCCTGGTTTCAAATTTAGGAAATCAATATACATGGGAACTACCTGCCTGGATCCTCTCCAAGTCAGAGAGTTCATGGAGATTCAGTCAGTAAATTACAATGGGGATACCTATCATTTGATAAGTAAAAACTGCAACCATTTCTGTGAGGATATCTGCAAAAGGTTGACAGGGAATTTAATTCCAAAATGGGTTAATCGGCTTGCCAGAATGGGTAGGAATTCTTGAAAGACATGCTTTCTCAGCCATTTGTTTTGCTATTTAAGGGTTGCTGCAAAGTTTGATTGTACTACCTCCAGTCAAGAAAACTTGACATTTCAGACAAGGCAAATAACCTGTTTGCTGCTGCTTTTGCTGGTCTGAATGTTAAGCTCTGATTACCGGAGTTAGTGTCTTGAAATAGATttcttgcctttttttttcattactaTATCTATCAGTTTGCTGTCGGAGATAAAGGTGAAAAACAGAGTTCAGTTGTTTCAGAGTAAGCCAAATACACCAGTGGTCCTTATGTGTCACTCGAGGTCCAAATAATTCTAATTCCCCTGGCTATTTTACTACTTGATGTGGTGATTACATTTATCTTAGGTACCTGCATGAAGGCAATGATATTTTATATCTATTAATGGAGTCTTCCTGATGTTTTATAATGTTAGACCTGGGCTGTATCGTGAATGTTCAATACTATAAATACACCTACTAGCACATTCGCTGATTTGGCTGCTCTACCTACTATTTCTGTTATGATCTTttgagaggggggggggggggggggggttatgTTTTTCTGCAACAACGTTCACTAGAACTGGTTCTGTGTGAAAGTGTGGAAAATCTGCAACAATGCTCAATAGAACTGGTTTTATGTGTATCCATCTGAAAGCTAGCAGTTTGTGCAAAATGAGACAACTTGGCTATTCAAATGAAACTGCACAGTTTAGTGTGTTCATGTCACTTAACCTCAATATGTTTGTGCTCATATAATGAATAGCTTCCTGGCCTCTGTATTAGCTTTTGTTGATGGCAGTCACTGACATGCACCACCTTATATGTGCAGGCGCTGTTTGCAACTGCATTCTACCAGAGTCCCTCAAGATCAATGCAGTCCGTCACGACCCGGATGGCCAAGCTGAAGATAGCGAGAAAAGAAGGCTGACAGGTGCCTTCAGTTGCTTCTCTTCAATCTCTCTATGCCAAAGACATTTCTCAACGTCTTCCCTCTTCCTACGTTCCCCCGCGAAAGGAACTTCTTGGCATACGAAACAGTCGAGTTCTGCCCGATTAAAGAAGAGCTGAGAATTGAGGTACCCTGTACATTGCATTTCCCTCATTGAAGCACcaggattttttttatcagcAACCCCTTCTACAACAGTCATGAAAGGATACAAAGGTATTTACAAGGTGGTGTTCATGTCTGAGCATTGGCTCCAGCTGTGCCTTGAAATCTGTACAGAGTATGTGTAGAAGTTATTCTTAAACTTGAGTTCACAATACAATGAGCTCAAACAAACTCCTAAAATATTTCAGTTATGGTTGCTCTCTATGCCGACTCTGCCGGCTGATATGATAATTTGCTCGTTTCAGCTTGCAAACTGTGCAGTTTTTATGCCTGCTCTGTTGAAAGGACGTTCTACCTGTAGTGACACTGGAGTGATGGTATTAGTACATGCGTTTCGTGTGTGTATAACTTACGGTTGTATTGCATCTGCACCAAAATGCAGGCAACATGAGATTGTTCCTTTTGGGTTTGTACATGACTGATACGCTTTCGAAATGTTGTGCTTCATTGCTGTACAGCCTGGAGGTTGCTTGCTTTGCGCAAATGGGAATGCAAAGCACTCCccatttgttcagaaacaaaaGCACTCCCCATCGACAAATACAATTCAACAAATAATTGTTAACCGGGGCAAAGCATATTAAACCCAAGTATGGTATGGTTTCAGAGGGGCCAGGTTGGCAGAGGGCGTGTTCATATATGGTACAGTATATAATGGTGGATGGTGTGTAATCCAGAGATTTTGTTTTGTACTAAAGCAACTTTAGGCGTTGGACTACAATGTGCGTATGACAAAAGAAAACATCTGTGCTTCAAGATCCCTCAAAAATTATGTTCCAAGATTCCTTTGCTTGGCTATGTTTTTTCTCTTGTGCTGCGGTTGAATTACCAAGCCGTGAGATGCGAATTACCACCACTAGCTCTAGCTAGGGGCTAATTGCAAACCATGAGAACGCCCGTTCACATTCTCTATATAAGCAAAAGCGGCCCAGCGGCCCACCGCCGCAACCCCTGTTGGGCCGCCAGTTCCCCAGTTCCATCCACACcatcctcttccttcttcccccggccgccgccagtCGTCATCCCTCCCCAATACAAAGAACTCCAGAAGCGGGCTGCGACTGCACTTTCCCGCCCGCGCGCACATTGGCGCGAAATTTGGCCACCTACTTCCCGCCCTCACCCTCCGCGCGTCGCGGCAATAATACTTGCCACCCGTCTCCTTACCCTAagcttccttctctctcctcccgaCGAAACGCCGGGCTTCCCACGGTCAAGGACCCGAGCCCTCCTCCCCCATTGCGGCGGTGCCAAGAAGCCGGCATTCGGGGCGCTGTCTCCTCCTCCCTCGGTAGCCGCCGTTCGCTGCCATCCAAGGTCAGTACCTCCCGCTgaacacgccgccgccgccctctctgtACTTTCGCTAGCTGCGGGCTGTTGTAGATCTATGTTTATCTTGGCATTTCCACGGGGAGAAATCGCAGATTTGTTAGTGGATTCGGCCGGATGAGCCGTGGCTAGGACTATCTGAGTTGTTATTGATTTGGGATGGTTGATGGTACCGGGGATTAGGGGAAGCAATCTCCGCTCGGGGTAAAAAAAAGGTGTTCGTTTTGGGTACTCATAATTGTCTTCTAGTTTTTGACGCTGAATGGCTCTGGGAGTACCTTAACGAGTACAGGGATGCAAAATCTGTCCTCTTCTTTTTAATCCCTGCAGAGTTCCGGGAGTTTCACTGCAGAGTGCTTGATTCACACGAGCCAGTGTGAACAGAAAGTGCATTTCTAAAATGGAATATGTGTGCTAGACTGTCTATTTAACATGCCATGTTACCCTGTGTTCATTCATTCATCCCTTGTGCTGGGTAGTGGAAGTCTGGTCCTTGATGTACAGCAGTGGCTTGTGTCTCACTCATTTCTTGTGTGCTTTATTGATTCATTCTTCTATGACACATACATACAGTTGATTAATAGAAGATCATGTACACGCATTCATGTATTGTTTCTGTGTTGTCTTGATAGGGTCACATCAGTGTTCCTGTTCTCTTATATCACATATTATGATTCTTTGTCAACATCATGTTTTGCTTGTTACATTAAGTTTTCTCATTCTTTTTAAGCAGTATCAGCATTTTAAGTGATgatattcatgcatctatggagCATGCACCTGATCATAATACTTGATTTTCTGCATTTCTACAGGAAACATGCCTGCTTCTGCTTCCACAAATCTTGATTCGGGTCCTCCTAGAAGATCTCCAAGGCTTAAGAAGATTCACATAATATATGATGAAGATTCTGACAGGGATTCTTCTACCTTTAAGCGGGTCAAAACTGAAGTAATTGATTCTGAAGAAATTGCCTCTCCTTCAACCTCAGAACTAAGTGTTGCTTCATTCAGTGACAAGGATGGTGAACAAGATTGTCATGATGTATCTCTCAAGGTTATCAGAGCTCAGTGTAAAGCCAAGAATCGGAAGACTTCAAAAATCACGTCGGAAAGATGTAGCATTGAACAATTTGATCTCGATAAGCCTCTTATTGCGTTGAAGCAGAAGAGGCCAAAAACATCTCCCGCTAAAGAAAATAGAAAGATGGAAGCATTAACATCTTCTCCATGTGCTGTAGAAGTGGAAGATACGACATCCAAGAGACACGATACTCTTAGCCCCACACAGAGCTCCCCATTCAAAGCGACGATGCATGACCCAACATTGGAAAAGCTTGGAAGGAGAGCTAAAGATCTGGAGCAGTCTAAGATTGCTATTAGTGAGTAACTAGCCTGTTCATACGAAATACATTTCTTATTTGTCCAAATTTCTCAGATGAATGTCTACAGATTTTTCTTCTTACTTCTGCAAATACTCTTTCTTGAAATAAACACTCTCTTTCAATCATGTGGATAACTGTTTTTTGTTTAATGCACTTCCAGAATGTACTGAAGAAATAGCTGGGGAGCAAATTTGTTGTGCTGAAGTGAAAAACACAGCTGGATCTCTAGTGAGCTGTGAAAAAACTGATATTCTGtgtgaaataaaaatagaagaTATGGATTGTTCTGAGGGATTTGGAACTTCCAGCTGTTCCATAAAGAACTCTGAGCGTTTATCTTTTGAGCTGCAACAGGAGCTAATGGAGGGTGATGAACGTATACCACAATCTTGTTTCATGAACCAACCAAATCAATTAGCCGATGTTTCTGATCATTCCTGTGAACAAACCTGCGGTGTCAAAGAAAACAGTTTTGATGACATCACAGCTGGAAAGGCAACTGAGATTGTTTCTTCGTTGGGTATCATAGATGAAGTGAGTAATCGTCAGAAAACATCTGAGAATGTATCTAATTCAGATGTGGATAAATCTTCTACTGGGAATGGATCTTTGGCTTGTTCTTTCAGTCAGTCTTGCCATGATTGTATAGATAATGATGAGTACTGGAATACAGGAGTTGCTCATGGGAATGAACCTGAAAGTGTAAAGATTTTGGAAGAGTTGTCTCCTATTGATGAGTCTAGCACGGATATGGTGTCTCTACCTAAGATGGTTGAATCTGATTTATGTGGAAGCACAGAAATGAATTGCACTTCACTTGAGGAGGTTGTCCAGATGCAGGGTGAGTGCCAATTGGATTCAGTAGTCTGCTGCGGTGTAAGACCAAAGCATATGTTACTAGATGCGGAAATTGGACATACAGTGGGTGATTATACATTTTCCTTTGACAAGACTCTTGACTTGACTCAGCCTATCAATTTTGTTGCACAAGATGGAAGGCTTGAAAGTATAGTATATGATGTTCTAAATAATCATGCACAGAGGATGACATCTGAAAATAGATCTTCTGTTGGACTTCCAGATACTGCTGTGATTCAGAGCACTGTTGTTGACTTCAACAGTAACTGTTCTGAAGACAAAAAGTCTTCAGATAATAAAATCTCACTTCTGGATAATGTGGAGTGGCCATTGAAGGATAAGTTACATTCTACAATACATTATGACATTTGTAGATCTGTTAATAATGAAGGACCAGAAGAATTAGTGCTTCAACATCAGTTATTCAAGTCTTGTACTGATAAGTTAAACCCTACCGGTG encodes the following:
- the LOC101779196 gene encoding deSI-like protein At4g17486, whose translation is MMLDSKKERNLSTCFQLGQKSSAHFCLFSKVRSASPPPGNTPVYLNVYDLTPVNGYFYWAGLGIFHSGIEVHGVEYAFGAHDYSISGVFEVEPRQCPGFKFRKSIYMGTTCLDPLQVREFMEIQSVNYNGDTYHLISKNCNHFCEDICKRLTGNLIPKWVNRLARMGAVCNCILPESLKINAVRHDPDGQAEDSEKRRLTGAFSCFSSISLCQRHFSTSSLFLRSPAKGTSWHTKQSSSARLKKS
- the LOC101779857 gene encoding uncharacterized protein LOC101779857, with amino-acid sequence MPASASTNLDSGPPRRSPRLKKIHIIYDEDSDRDSSTFKRVKTEVIDSEEIASPSTSELSVASFSDKDGEQDCHDVSLKVIRAQCKAKNRKTSKITSERCSIEQFDLDKPLIALKQKRPKTSPAKENRKMEALTSSPCAVEVEDTTSKRHDTLSPTQSSPFKATMHDPTLEKLGRRAKDLEQSKIAIKCTEEIAGEQICCAEVKNTAGSLVSCEKTDILCEIKIEDMDCSEGFGTSSCSIKNSERLSFELQQELMEGDERIPQSCFMNQPNQLADVSDHSCEQTCGVKENSFDDITAGKATEIVSSLGIIDEVSNRQKTSENVSNSDVDKSSTGNGSLACSFSQSCHDCIDNDEYWNTGVAHGNEPESVKILEELSPIDESSTDMVSLPKMVESDLCGSTEMNCTSLEEVVQMQGECQLDSVVCCGVRPKHMLLDAEIGHTVGDYTFSFDKTLDLTQPINFVAQDGRLESIVYDVLNNHAQRMTSENRSSVGLPDTAVIQSTVVDFNSNCSEDKKSSDNKISLLDNVEWPLKDKLHSTIHYDICRSVNNEGPEELVLQHQLFKSCTDKLNPTGVTPEISNAEESHKLSSGAPNSSVTSLETDGQIKKSEFFIDEESIEEHGPKKLLSKRKIMSPTSQEKLCNALTGIDLCDGVQRLKRKIVIEDCDKTRISLPQPAPKQDRSMFSTDRRLKGRTNVSPTSKGVLKSTGSPPHQQTTCSCMRNSSVVLDTEKAVEFSQRQMHDIENIAAKLIRSLKHMKSIVDESLSSEAYSLLPNSNIAEIRAASEDALEVEKTTRKWLSIMNKDCNRFCKILSLAKKSAVSHPEVPRKQRKITFADETGGTLCHVKVFKEGQTSLLSECQSDL